In a single window of the Streptomyces sp. NBC_00094 genome:
- a CDS encoding GNAT family N-acetyltransferase: MLQRIETFYDAVPRSSARAEAHGPLTLFVQEGKGWPYYARPALGHAGEVPLDAVEAVRARQRELGVPEAFEWVAETTPGLRAAVEASGLTVHEHPLMVLEGDGLAVPDPEGVTVRIVDADDTALETAVAAPYAAFGMDPQPGTAERIAERIAAGLTRLAAALDGTGGALAAGQHQPVGPVTEVVGVGTVPAARRRGLGLAVTAALVADARSRGAELVFLSATDADVARLYGRLGFRTVATALIAEA, encoded by the coding sequence GTGCTGCAGCGAATCGAGACGTTCTACGACGCCGTCCCCCGTTCCTCCGCCCGCGCCGAGGCGCACGGGCCCCTGACCCTGTTCGTGCAGGAGGGGAAGGGCTGGCCGTACTACGCCCGTCCCGCGCTCGGTCACGCCGGTGAGGTGCCGCTCGACGCCGTGGAGGCGGTACGGGCCCGGCAGCGGGAGCTGGGGGTGCCCGAGGCCTTCGAGTGGGTCGCGGAGACGACCCCGGGGCTGCGGGCCGCCGTGGAGGCGAGCGGCCTCACCGTCCACGAGCACCCGCTGATGGTCCTGGAGGGCGACGGGCTCGCCGTACCGGACCCCGAGGGGGTCACCGTGCGGATCGTCGACGCCGACGACACCGCCCTGGAGACCGCCGTCGCCGCCCCGTACGCCGCCTTCGGGATGGACCCGCAGCCCGGCACCGCCGAGCGGATCGCCGAGCGGATCGCGGCCGGCCTGACCCGGCTCGCGGCGGCCCTCGACGGCACGGGCGGCGCCCTCGCGGCCGGGCAGCACCAGCCCGTCGGACCGGTCACCGAGGTCGTCGGCGTCGGCACCGTCCCGGCGGCCCGCCGCCGCGGCCTCGGGCTCGCGGTGACGGCCGCCCTCGTCGCGGACGCCCGGTCCCGGGGCGCGGAGCTCGTGTTCCTGTCGGCGACGGACGCGGACGTGGCCCGGCTCTACGGACGGCTCGGCTTCCGCACGGTCGCGACCGCGCTCATCGCGGAGGCGTAG
- a CDS encoding LLM class F420-dependent oxidoreductase: MRISTTIFLTDETITPVRLARELEARGFAGLYLPEHTHIPVERTTPYPQGGELPREYGRILDPFVALGQAAAVTERLGLGTGVTLIAERDPIALAKQIATLDHLSGGRFTLGVGYGWNREEAADHGVDWATRRELTHDRLALMRALWAPEPTAYEGEFGRSVRASQAWPKPVRGGAPRILLGGAAGPKLFARIVAEADGWMPIGGRGLTESLPVLREAWEAAGRDPKALQVVPYAVLPNAGKFAHFEGLGCDEAVLQLPPGDETEVLRVLDRYARFA, encoded by the coding sequence ATGCGGATCTCGACCACGATCTTCCTGACCGACGAGACCATCACCCCCGTGCGGCTCGCGCGCGAGCTGGAGGCGCGCGGCTTCGCGGGGCTCTACCTCCCCGAGCACACCCACATCCCCGTCGAGCGGACCACGCCCTACCCGCAGGGCGGCGAGCTGCCCCGGGAGTACGGCCGCATCCTCGACCCCTTCGTGGCGCTCGGCCAGGCCGCCGCCGTCACCGAGCGCCTCGGGCTCGGGACCGGTGTCACGCTGATCGCCGAGCGCGACCCGATCGCCCTCGCCAAGCAGATCGCGACCCTCGACCACCTCTCCGGGGGCCGGTTCACCCTCGGCGTCGGCTACGGCTGGAACCGGGAGGAGGCCGCCGACCACGGCGTCGACTGGGCGACCCGCCGGGAGCTCACCCACGACCGGCTCGCCCTGATGCGGGCCCTGTGGGCGCCGGAACCCACGGCGTACGAAGGGGAGTTCGGCCGCTCCGTCCGCGCCTCGCAGGCCTGGCCCAAGCCGGTGCGCGGCGGTGCGCCCCGCATCCTCCTCGGCGGCGCGGCGGGCCCGAAGCTCTTCGCGCGGATCGTCGCGGAGGCGGACGGCTGGATGCCGATCGGCGGCCGGGGCCTCACGGAGTCGCTCCCGGTCCTGCGCGAGGCCTGGGAGGCCGCGGGCCGCGACCCGAAGGCCCTCCAGGTGGTCCCGTACGCGGTCCTCCCGAACGCCGGCAAGTTCGCGCACTTCGAAGGGCTGGGCTGCGACGAGGCCGTCCTCCAGCTGCCGCCGGGCGACGAGACGGAGGTCCTGAGGGTCCTCGACCGGTACGCGCGGTTCGCTTGA
- a CDS encoding carboxymuconolactone decarboxylase family protein has translation MAHEPKARMTNPAYVLPDAGAAIMDLVKAARQGGVPESTLELVHLRASQINNCGFCVDFGAKSARKHGVSDEKLFTVAAWRETPYFSDEERAALALAEAATRLADASDAVPDEIWDAAADHYDEKQLASIVLMVAVTNLFNRINVTVRQPAGVAP, from the coding sequence ATGGCCCACGAGCCCAAGGCCCGTATGACCAACCCCGCCTACGTCCTGCCCGACGCCGGAGCGGCGATCATGGACCTGGTGAAGGCCGCCCGCCAGGGCGGGGTCCCCGAGTCCACCCTGGAGCTCGTGCACCTCCGGGCCAGCCAGATCAACAACTGCGGCTTCTGTGTCGACTTCGGCGCGAAGAGCGCGCGGAAGCACGGGGTCAGCGACGAGAAGCTGTTCACCGTCGCCGCCTGGCGCGAGACGCCGTACTTCTCCGACGAGGAGCGCGCGGCCCTCGCGCTCGCCGAGGCGGCGACCCGGCTCGCGGACGCCTCGGACGCGGTGCCGGACGAGATCTGGGACGCGGCGGCCGACCACTACGACGAGAAGCAGCTCGCCTCGATCGTGCTGATGGTCGCGGTCACCAACCTCTTCAACCGCATCAACGTCACCGTCCGGCAGCCGGCCGGCGTCGCCCCGTAA